TTGTGCTGAGGTGAACTTTCTTTTGGAGGTATATGTTCTCTTGAGGCCTGTTTGGGAGGGCATTTGTTGATAGGTTCCCTTTTGTAGTTCAAATCAGACTTCAATACTAAAATGTTACAAATAAATACTATTCTTCCGAACAGCCCCTAAATGTGTTCTCAACAAGTATATCTTTGGCACTCTAATGGAATCTAATGGAAACTCACTCCTTTCTGCCTTTTCTCTCTTCATATTTGGTGATATATTTTCATGAATTGTTTCACAGGCTGAGAATGTCTTCAACCAGGATTTGTACTTCAAGCGAACCATGAAATACGTGGGAGAACCAATGACCCTCATGGAGTCAATTGCTTCCTCTGAAGTGCGTATTTTGTTTCTTTTCATTTTCCAACCTTTTGTTAGTGTTTACAGGGAACAATTTCTGTCTCCCGTTGATTGAATATCAGTCTGTGACACTTGGGTTTATAAGTCTGAAATAGTTCACTACCTATTATCTAGGTGCGGGGCTGCTATCAAAGTTAAGGCTTCGGTCATCATTTGCTTCACCTCATCTGGATAGGAGAAAAGGAGTATTTCTTCTTATAGGCGCTTCACCTCATCTTTGTAGTTTAATGGAAATTGATTGATATATTATGCCGTATCGAGTATCTGCAGGCTAATTGCCAAGTACAGGCCCACCATGCCATTCCTCGTCTAAAAACAAATCAATTGAAGTGGAGCTTCACAGGCGCATTTGAAGTATGTGAACAGCCTTTTTCCTCGTAACCTTTTTAGTACTTCCTGTGTGTGCTATATCTAGGTAATAATGATTCAGAACTAGCATGCTGATCTTCAAACTTTTAAAGATAACTTCAGGCTATAGTTTTTGTTATTGACGAATCTAACACTGAACCTTGCACAATTGTGCAACTCAATACAGAGGGACAATATATAAGTATTTGCCATGTAATGCTAGAAAATTCATTTAGCATTTAACCTTCATGGTTTTGCCTTGATACAACATCCTTCTTTTCTCTCAGCAAAAGATTGATGATATGTATTGCTCCTTTATTTTTACTTGGTGCATAATTCCTACTACCTCCGTTTCAGTTTATAAGGGACGCCTATATTTCTAGATCATCAGTTTGACCAACGAAATATGTATTATATGTTGAAGTATACCATTGAAATTAGTATTTGAAATAGGTTTGCCATGGTGTACCTTTTGTAGCATACCTCATATTTCATTGGCCAAATCGTTGATCTGAAAATACGCATGTGCCTAACAAACCGAAAGATTGGGAGTATGTTGTTCAACTGGACTCGCTAATGTACTACAGAATTTACCCTGATGAGAAACAGTGTGGTGTTCAACAAGATTCACTAATTAACATGTATTACCACGTGTCTAATACATCCCTATCTAGACAAATCCAAGACAAGTAAttggggacggagggagtactatagaATTTTGCCCGATAAGAAACAATACTGCTTATGTTGGACCAAGACTTGTCTCTGGTGTTTGGCAGTGTGCCACTGTTATAACTCATATTTGTTGCATTGTCTTCCTGCAGGCAAGACAATCACTCATAGTTAGAGGCCTCTTTCCCATGCTTGCTGATCCACGTCACCCGGTGAGTTAACCTGCCTTTGATCGGTTGGCTACATTAACCATTCTTTGTTggttcttttcaattttagaaTACATGACCTAGTATGTATAATATGAAAAATAGGAACTACCTATAAATATCAACGTCTTTGTTCTGAACATAAAGGGAATAATGGCAGTTGGCCTTAGTGCATATTCCCAATATGTGAAAAGTGGATGCTTTACATACACCAGGCCAGTGAATTAATTCTgcttttagggtttttgcttgcATCATCTTCTACTTACAAATGGAATAAACACTACACTAGACTGCAGTTCACTTTCGAATAGTTGGCAAGTCATCATAAGCTCGGTTAATCAGTACATTATTTCGAACTTGACTGGTGGTAGGCTGGTGTGTTTATTCTGTATAATATAAACGCAATACTTGAGCTTATAAGCTGGTGTGCACCAGTGAGGCTGATGTTTGGAGGTTTCATCTTGCATCCACCTTGAATTATTTGGTAGCTAGAATTCCTTGATTTGGACCCAACAAGTAAGAAGCTTGGTTTGCCTGGTGATTTGTACTGACATTGTTTCTCTGCCCTGCAGGCTGAATCTACTAGCACTAGAAATGAATCAGTGTTGAAGGTTGCTCTTGACCACGGCAAAGCATCCGGTGTGATCAAGTCACATGGCTTACCTTAGCCAGAATTTCTATAAGAATGTCGCTCATGTTACATGCCTTGCTTTCTCTAGTAAGTAGAACAAGAATACTGTGCCTACAAACTTGTGGGTATTGATGAAGATAATCACTTAATCAGCCTCTAACTAACTTCCTATTTTCAGGAACGAAGATCTGGATCACCCTCGCCCCTCTAGAGAAATCAGTTTACTCATTCAAGTTCTGGAAATTCTTTAGCTTTCTGTTTGTGCCCCCCTATTTATGTATGTTTCTTGTGTGCAAGTGCTCCATTCTGTGTGTGTGTGACTTGTGTGTGGCTTGACTCTGTGTGTGTGGCTTGACTGTGTGTGTGACTGTGTGTGGCTTGATTGTGTTTGTGCTTGACTCTGTGTGTGCTTGACTCTGTGTGTGTGTGAATGTTGCATTTGCTTGATGGTGTGGCCTGTATGCTTGAATGATGATTGGTGTGGTTTAACACTGCCTTTGCCGGTCCCAAGCCCGGATGTGAAAATGTGGAGGGAGCTGCATTTACCTCCTTTGCATTCTAGTTTACCTAGATGGTTAGCTTGTTAATTACTTTTGTGCATGCAAGACTTGAAATCTAGCTGATGTAGTGTTTAGCATGATAAATGGTTTTGTTGTGCACCTTTTTAAAGATGTGGCCCGTTTTCCCCCTCTATTTTCCTCTTTTGGATGTTAACTAGCATTTGCTGTGTTTCTGAATTGATTATCTGTTGTAAGATATGGTTAGCATATATAGTTCTGAGATAAATGTCTTTGTTTGCAGCAATACATTTTATTCATTCCAATGGTGATTTTACTACTGGTTTTTGTGTGTTGGAACTCTTGCGGAAGTTCTCTGTACCCCAATACCAATGTATATCTATTTCAGTGTCCTTTTGTACTATAACATCACTGAAGCCAGTGGTATGTTTTATTTGAGATGAGTGATGTGATtacattgtactccctccgtcccaaaattctctTGATACAttcgtatttagacaaatctaagacaagaattttgggatggagggagtaccagACAGGTGACTGCAGCAGCCCGGCAACAACAGAGGACTTTTGAACAATCAGGTAGTTCAGAGTATGCAGTTTTACTTATATTCAGGAATGGAGCTTCTTCACTTCCTACATGCAGCATGTTGTCCATGTTGTGTGTTCAATTCTTTGAGTCACCTGTATTTTCATTTCAGCAGATTGTCCATGTTGTGTGTTCCATATGGATTAGACGCCGTCGACTACTTTGTCTTCGATGCCGCGACTCCTCGTTGGGTCTTTAGTACTTCTGTGTGTTCAACTTTTAATCCCCATGACGCGTGATGCTCTTTGTTTCTGTGTAATTTGGACCTCTCTTTGTGCTCTTGTGAGTGGTGTCTCTGCTCGTGTGGACACACATGATTTGAACCTTGATTTTGACTTGTGATTCTGCTAGTGAGGCAAGCATGATTTCAGCTGTGTTTCCATGATATTTTGAACCATGTCTGTGTTATTATCTTGGTTGATTGTGTGGCTTGTTGCTTAGCTGAATGATTGGTTGTAGTGTTTGCTAATTTTTTTGTGTTTTGTAGTTTTGTAGTTTAACACTGCCTTTGCCGGTCCCGAGCCCGGATGAGAAAATGTGGAGGGGACTGCAGTTAGCTCCTCTGTTTATAACTTTCATGgtctccaaatatttttcaatgaGTAGTAATAAATGAAGTGAGTAGAAgtcacacaatgtggtggcaagCTTTGGAATGCATCCTTtgataaaaaggataaaaaaataaaaaaataaaactaaaagaTTGTGAAAAAAATAAAAGTCTCATAAACAATTAAAAACACTCGAAATTATAAAAAAAATTAAACTCAAAATTATAGAAGATTCAAAATAATAGAAAGACTTAAAACAATAAACATACTCAAAAAATAAATGACTCAAAATTATAAAAAGACTAAAAAACAATAAAAGACTCAAAAGTATAAAAGATTCAGAATAATAAAAGACTTAAAAATATATATAAGACTCAAAATAATAAAACACTCAAAAAAACAATAAATAAACTCAAAATAATGGAAAGACTCAAAATTATAAAAGtttcagaaaaataaaagacTCGTAAAAAAAAAGACTCAGAATTATGGAAATACTTGAAAACAATAAACAGACTTAAAGTAAACAAAGACTcaaaaacaataaaaaaatacTCAAGATTATAAAAGATTCAAAATTATTTATGGCACTAAATTAATTACCTACAACGTTGATAGAAATACAACGCGAGCACTAGATTGTGCCTGGTGAGTACAAATGGGCCAATTTGTGGTGTGTAGAAAAAAGCAACACCAACACTAACTAAATGGGCCAATTTGTGGTACGTGCCAAATATACAAAATGCCACCAACTAAAGTTGTGCCTAGCATTTCTCTAATAGTGACCCCTCAAAAAAAATCTCTAATAGTGAGTGCATGTTCCTGTGGTAGCTCCAGAATTGCTAAATTTTCTCGGATAATTTGTAATAAATTTGCCGGATCAACATGTTCGTCCTCATGGGTCCATCTATTCCGGGAATGCCAAATAAACCACATGATCCACACTATCTCCGCTCTATCACCATCCGAGAACATTGGTCGCTGACAATGTCGCGTGCCTAAGTAAGCGGGCAAAGTCATGGTAGGCAAACCACTTCTGAGCTTCATCCCAGAAGTGTTTGGCGTGTGAACGTTCCAGCCACCTACAACTGGATCCAATAGTTCAGCAGCCCTCTCAATCAGTGTGTTTTCTCTCGACGAAAATGGCCTTTCGGTCCCTGTTCCTCGGCAATCAAGGGTCCTCCCACACCTTAATGCTTGTGCCGTCCCCTACCCTCTCGATAATTCTTTGCTTTATAACCTGCAAACTTTTTCCTTGGTCTGCATGTAGCACGTCAGCATCTGGAAAGTACCTTGCCTTCAGAACTCGCGCGCACAAACTATCCGGGTTAAAGTGTCAAAGAAGCCTTTATAAACTATCCGGCGATGAGACTATGGAAGAAGCCTTTACGGCTGACGAATAAATAAAAACTAACTAAAAATGCATCAAGTAAGTTGTGAGAGGGCTTAATCCACCGTTGGTTGGCACTTTAATATTCGTGCAAGTCATATTTGCCCGATTTTCCACCAGGCCTCGCCGCAGCACCCCAAAATTCAGGTCAAACCCTACGATTCGCCGTCGCCGGCGAGCTCCTGCGATGGCTGGCGGCGGCGCTGGATCCGTGGTGAACGGGACGGCACTCAGGCGCGACCGCGTCGCCGTCCCCGCCCCCCTCCCTGACGAGGTCGTCCAGTGGGAAATCCTCGTCCGCGTGCCGGCGAAGGAGCTCCTCCGCTGCCGCGCGGCCTGCCGCTCCTGGCGCCGCCTCGCCTCCGACGCCGCGTTCCTGATggcccaccgccgccgccagccaTCGCTCCCGCTGGTCTTCTTCCGCACCAGGAGTAACGACTACGCCGCCCACGCCGTGGTTGATGCCTTGGATATCCGGCGAACCCCCGCCGCTCGCCGGCCCGTGCTCGGGTTCGACGACTACAACAAATCTCGCCGTAGCTTCACCATCCACGCCTCCTgcgacggcctcctcctcctttccctcTCCAACCACCGCTTCTACATCTGCAACCCGGCGACGCGCCAGTGGCTCCAGCTCCCGTATCTGACCGGCGGCAGTGTCGCGGCCCTGTACCCTCACCGCCCGTCGGGCGACTACCGTGTCCTCTTCTGGAAGCATCCAGACAACAAGAGTTGCAGGGTTGCCTACTACGTCCTCACCGTCAGCTCGTTGCAGGGACAACAGAGATGCATCGGGCTGCCAGTGGCCTCGCCATCCATGAACAAGGACAGATCCTGGTGGCACCTTCAAGCCTCCGAGCGCCCGCCTCTCCTGCTACATGACTGCCTACACTGGCATGCTTTCAACAGCAAGATTATAATTTTCGACACGGTGGCAGAGTCATTCAGCTGGGTGCAATCTCCCACATCCACCAGCTCGGCACACCTGCTTCAGATGGATGGTATGCTCGGCATCGGCTGCATAGATACCGCTACCATGACCGCGAAAGCTTGGGTGTTGGAGGACTATGAGGCGGAAGTATGGTCGTCAAAGTACCAGATTGAATTGCCGGAGGAGGAGATGATGGAAGATGGTAAATGTGTTCAGTGTCTATACGGCAAGGTTGTGTCTGAGAACGGAGATATGCTGCTAATCGGTCGCATTTGTTGGTCCCTCTCCCTGTTTCACTGTGACAACAAGGGAGAGTTGATCCAGAAATTCCTATGGGAGAACGTTGATCCAAAGCTTCTCGGGATCTCTTTCAAAGAGAGCCTAGTCAGGCATCCGTTCTTCCAGAGGAAAGATGGCAGCCGTGTGAGGCTGCCACGTTTTCTCCGAGGGCTGTAGGGGAGCTAGCACTGGTGCTTCTTCTTGATGGTCTCCTTGCTTACTATCACTGTGAGTATCTAGCTAGAAAATGCTCCCTTTGTGAGCTAAAAAGTCTTATAAaaatttacagagggagtaattcCTAAGTAGTAGGAGGGAGGTTGGACTCAGTATCAGTAGTATCTACTTTGCTTGTCTATATATGTACTCTAGGTACATCCATGGGAGAGACAAGTAATTCCGCACGGAGGGAGTATGATCCAAATGTTAGTGCATGCCTGCACTCACCATGATTGTTCAGAACTTTCCTTTATAGTTTTGCTACTCTATAACATATGCTGAGAATGTGTATGAAACCTTGTGGAAGACGCAAGGATGACACTGTTCTGTTTTAACCTCAGTAAGAATCTGTTCTGTGAATTGCAAATTGTAGTGTTTTACAGAACTACAATCTGCAAGATGGGGAAAAATGTTTTACAGAGATTTGTGGTAGCTTACAGATAATGAAACTGATGATATGACGTTGTGATAGTATCCTTAGTACTGAAATAGCAGAATACCAGGTGGTTATCTTAGATATATAGAATCCAGCAAGGAAGTAGTACTAGTGTGCCGCAACACTGGTTAATTTAGTTTTTTTCCCATGGCTTGTGTCCACTTCCAACTTCATGCTAGAATGGGCTGACCCATTCTCAGCGGTTCATTTTTCGCTTCTTCTAATCTTCAGAAACATCCTCATTTAGCTTCTGTTTATCCTGGTTTCCTTTTTTTCCACCCTGACTAGCAGGAGAACAGAGCAATTGCTGTAGTAGTATTTTGGAACTGAAAGGAAGCCTCTCCACATTTGAATTTCCCATTCCATACGAAATTCCTGCAGATTTCAAGTTTACCCAGCCCCATTTTAAGTTTACCCATCTGACGTGGTTGTCTACAAATATGTCACGACCTGAACCACAAAAACAGAATGACGCATTATCTAAAATAGCACCACCATGTACGCAGTTTGCAATTTGCTGAGCTGAATTTTTCATGATGTGATCTCACAGTTACTTCCACGAGAGTTGAGACAGTTGGGACGCCTGGCATCAGTTATATAGATGACCTACGACGGTGGTGAACGTCTGAGTACCCCTGGAGGACTAGGAGATGGAGGGTCTGATCGCTGAAGCACCGGACTGTTGCAGAGAGTATGAGATGATTGTAACACGAGGAACTTCTCCTTGCTTATAATTTTCTTATATGTAAGTCTTTGAAAGATGAGTGATGTTGTTTTTCCTCCATGATAAAGCTTGCATTCTGATACGATGTGACTTGCGGTTTGTTCATCTGTTCTGTTTCGGAAGGAGGTTTAAAAAGTAGATAAACGTAAACAATTTGGCATGCTGAAGCCAAACAAGGGAACAAGGGAACGAAGTGCAACAACATAGCCATTGGTTTTTTATTCCTAAAATCTAAAAAGTGCATACGCACTATTTGGACACATCGAGCGGCCGGCTCGCGGTCGCACGATCCGGCCATCACAACCGCTATCTGACAAGTTCCCGGCCCACCGACAGCCTCTCTCTGTCTTCCCCTCAGCACCCgcttctctctctcactctccccaCGGATCTGGATCAGACGGGGCTCACCGGCCTTTCCCCTCAACGCCGACCACCAGGAGCCTCCCACTAACCGGCCACCACGCTCCACCGGCGGATCGAGGGAGGGGAGGACCACCTCCGCGTGGCTCTGCCCCGAGGTCGTCGACGCACCACCACGACGACGGTTGGCTTGGCCGCACCACCACCAACCCACTCCACCATGGCGTCCTCTCCAACTGCCCCGCTCCTCCCTGCGCAACCAAATCCAGCCCCATCGTCGCCGTGCCCCGCCCTCGTCGACGGGATGCGGCCGTCGTCTCCTTCGTCTGCCCGAGGTTGATTGAGATTCCTTCCCCTCCGGCTCCGACTGAGCCCACTCCCCCCATCTGCTTGCTCTTTGATGATCTCCTCCACGTGACTGGACACCGTGATGGCGGAGGTGGAGGATTCTCTGGTCACGGTGGCGTTTGATGTCTGTGTCACGCGATGGCGGAGATGGAGCAGCCTCCGGTGGTGGTGGTGTCTGATGTGGTCTTTTCGGTCATGATCTGTCATGCGAAGGTGCAGCAGTGTCAGGTCCTAGCGCCGGCAGCGATTCTGGCCTGATTCAGGCAGAAGGGTCCCGTGGGAGAGCATTGACACCTTCTCGTCTGAAATTCGTTGACTGGACCATCATAGCCTAGCGATTATGGGTGCCTGCATGTCAATACAGTGTAGTAGTATTTGCTAGTAGTTCTGGCACACGAGTCTAGTTTATATTTACATTTTTAATgtttgttttcctttttctaaTTGAGTGCTAGTCTGCTACTCAGTACATGACTGAAGTAAAATAGTCCAATTCTATGTGTGTTCCATCGTCCTTGTAGAAACTGAATGATTGGGTGGTGAAATAAGTGTTTTCTTTAGTCAGCTAACACTGTAACGTTTGTATGTTTTCATTTTTGGGCGGCGATTTGAGTTGGAATAGAAGGAGGGAAGTACATAAGAGTACCGAGAGGATAGTTCTAATGTTATTGCTCAACCCTCTCAAAATGTATTTGTGTGGTTTCTCTGTTTTCTAATAAGTTGCATGCATATAAATAACCAGTTGGCTATTTTGTTGTCATAGTTGCACAGAAATGCAAATGTAGTTGGATCATGCATATACAAATCTCAGTTGGCTAGCCAACTTATGAAGTTGCACAGTGAGAGCTAACCAGTTGCACAAACGATAGTATTCAGATGGATGCATTGTGTAAACCATGTTCAAGCAGTATATGTGTTCATTTGGTTGCACACTCATGTGTGCTCTGTTGTCACAAGGGTATGCATTCATACATGAGTTTGCAAATCAAAGCAATACATATCCTAGCTGGCTTAGTCACACTTATGCAGTTGTACAGGAAAGGGCTATATAGTTGCATGGTTGACAACTAGTTTAGTTTTGGCTTCAATGCCTAAACCATGACCATGCAGTGTGTATGCTGATTTTTTGGTTGCACACTTATGTGTGACCTGTTGGCCATACAGTGCATCAAGTTGCAcacatttttgttttgttttgtaggTGTGCTTTGAAAAATCAACATTACTTGCTTACCTCATGGCATTTTTTTGATATCAATTGTTTTTGCTCATTTTTTCTCTTTAATACATTTGGTTGCTTCGACTAATTTGTTTGTTTGCTTTTCTTTTCACAGACCAAAAATGGTTGTAGAAGGATATGCGGCTCCTAGTGAAGGAGAGGTATGTTTGCTTTTTTCATCATTTTTCATTTATCCTTGTGGCAGTTTTGTTTTGCAATTATAATAACtatttttttggggggggggtgtTCCTGACCATGTTATGTGTTTTGTTTGTTCTATGCAGGGGCCTGTAAACAATTCTTCTCGGTGGAACTCGAAACAGCCCGCCAAGCGGCAGCCGCGTCGTGCTGATATCGATGGGGAGGCAGAGGATGACGAGGTAAGTATCGTGCAAGGTTTTCGACTAGACAAGTCATTCTGGGGTAGCGACTCTTAACGAGTCATGCCATACCGATCTAGTCGAGGTGTCTGAGTCGACTTCTAGTTACGACTCATCGACTAGTCGTGATCATTCGTTCAACTCAAAAACAGGGGTACCGAGCAAGCAGTGAGGGTGCATTTCCCTTTTTTGCACACACACAAGTTACTTTTTCCATGCATCCTTTAGGTTGGTGACCCATTCCTCTTCGTGAAACGGCGGAAACGGAAGGCGACCACACAGGTTGGAGTTGTAGCTGGAGTTGGCACATCGTCTGCAGCAGCTGCCGAGGTAACATAAAATGGCATTAGGATTTTTTTCCTACACAAAGAAACCTGGGATATTATTTTTTTACGCAGTTGCACAAGAACCAGCTAGGTGTTGGCATCTTGAAACTTTTATAGTTGTACAAAAATCAATTAAGAGTTGGTATCCTCAACTTTTCAAATAGTTGC
The Aegilops tauschii subsp. strangulata cultivar AL8/78 chromosome 3, Aet v6.0, whole genome shotgun sequence genome window above contains:
- the LOC109735653 gene encoding F-box protein At5g49610-like, whose translation is MAGGGAGSVVNGTALRRDRVAVPAPLPDEVVQWEILVRVPAKELLRCRAACRSWRRLASDAAFLMAHRRRQPSLPLVFFRTRSNDYAAHAVVDALDIRRTPAARRPVLGFDDYNKSRRSFTIHASCDGLLLLSLSNHRFYICNPATRQWLQLPYLTGGSVAALYPHRPSGDYRVLFWKHPDNKSCRVAYYVLTVSSLQGQQRCIGLPVASPSMNKDRSWWHLQASERPPLLLHDCLHWHAFNSKIIIFDTVAESFSWVQSPTSTSSAHLLQMDGMLGIGCIDTATMTAKAWVLEDYEAEVWSSKYQIELPEEEMMEDGKCVQCLYGKVVSENGDMLLIGRICWSLSLFHCDNKGELIQKFLWENVDPKLLGISFKESLVRHPFFQRKDGSRVRLPRFLRGL